A region from the Populus trichocarpa isolate Nisqually-1 chromosome 18, P.trichocarpa_v4.1, whole genome shotgun sequence genome encodes:
- the LOC18107897 gene encoding leucine-rich repeat extensin-like protein 2: protein MPPPRSFLILFLLVSTPSFLFQISSAAHEDGDHDINVDSTLKFENPRIRRAYIALQSWKQAIFSDPFNFTANWNGSDVCSYMGVFCAPSPKNKKIRVVAGIDLNHADIAGYLPTELGLIIDLALLHINSNRFCGVVPSSFRKMKLLHELDLSNNRLMGKFPKVVVSLPSLKYLDLRFNEFEGSVPSQLFDKPLDAIFLNDNRFRFGIPENLGNSSASVLVLANNNLGGCIPGSIGKMSKTLNEIILMNDNLTGCLPPQIGMLKEVTVFDVSFNHLQGALPSSIGNMKSVEQLDIAHNSFTGVVPASVYQLPNLQNFTYSFNYFTGEAPSCAAIGAVSNGTQNCIPGKMNQRSAKQCSSEAARPVDCSKFKCGGSGGGGGNGSPLTPPPQTRRGIPVGRPAPNPAPIRKPFVASPPPPTSKSSPSTRSHPPPPPTRSFHPPPSPHFASPPPPTKKASPRTHLPPPPPPVEQQPPTYHHIPPPPPPPPPPNHYRSHYAPRPPIKKVSTGTRRHVPPPPPSSVNRPQVPKYKPPPPPPPY from the coding sequence ATGCCTCCTCCTCGCTCCTTCTTGAttcttttcttgcttgtttCCACTCCCTCTTTCCTCTTCCAGATCTCCTCTGCGGCCCATGAAGATGGAGATCATGATATAAACGTAGATTCAACCCTCAAGTTCGAGAACCCTCGGATCCGCCGAGCCTACATTGCCTTGCAGTCATGGAAGCAAGCCATCTTTTCAGACCCATTCAACTTCACAGCCAATTGGAATGGCTCAGACGTGTGTTCTTACATGGGAGTCTTCTGTGCTCCATCtcccaaaaacaagaaaataagggTGGTGGCTGGCATTGACCTCAACCACGCTGACATTGCTGGCTACCTCCCTACCGAGCTCGGCCTTATCATCGATCTGGCGCTCCTCCATATCAACTCCAACAGATTCTGTGGGGTCGTACCCAGTAGTTTCCGCAAAATGAAGCTGCTCCATGAGCTGGACCTGAGCAACAATCGGCTAATGGGCAAATTTCCCAAGGTTGTGGTCTCCTTGCCTTCCCTCAAGTACCTGGATCTGCGCTTTAACGAGTTTGAAGGTTCTGTGCCCTCCCAGCTCTTTGACAAGCCCCTTGATGCTATCTTCTTGAATGACAATAGGTTCCGATTTGGCATCCCAGAGAATCTTGGAAACTCTTCTGCATCTGTTCTTGTCCTTGCAAACAACAACCTTGGTGGGTGTATTCCAGGCAGCATTGGGAAGATGAGCAAAACCTTAAATGAAATCATTCTCATGAATGACAATCTCACTGGGTGTTTGCCTCCCCAGATCGGCATGCTCAAGGAAGTAACTGTGTTTGACGTTAGCTTCAATCATCTGCAAGGCGCTCTACCTTCCAGCATTGGAAACATGAAGAGTGTCGAGCAACTCGACATTGCACACAACAGTTTCACAGGTGTTGTTCCTGCTAGTGTTTACCAGCTGCCTAATTTGCAAAATTTTACCTACTCTTTCAACTATTTCACCGGCGAAGCTCCAAGCTGTGCTGCTATTGGAGCAGTCTCTAATGGTACCCAGAATTGCATTCCCGGCAAGATGAATCAGAGATCAGCCAAACAATGTTCTTCTGAAGCTGCTCGCCCTGTTGACTGCAGCAAGTTCAAATGCGGTGGCAGTGGCGGAGGTGGCGGAAATGGCTCTCCATTAACACCACCACCACAGACAAGGAGAGGTATTCCGGTTGGAAGGCCAGCACCAAATCCTGCACCCATCAGAAAGCCATTTGTTGCATCACCACCACCTCCCACTTCCAAGTCATCACCTTCCACCAGATCACACCCGCCACCACCTCCCACAAGGTCTTTCCATCCACCACCATCTCCACATTTTGCATCCCCACCACCGCCTACTAAAAAAGCATCACCCAGAACACACCttccacccccacccccacctgTTGAACAACAGCCACCAACTTATCACCATATACCGCCGccgccacctcctcctcctccacccaACCATTACCGTTCTCATTATGCACCACGACCACCTATAAAAAAGGTTTCAACAGGCACACGTCGCCATgtaccaccacctccaccatcaAGTGTAAACAGGCCTCAGGTGCCTAAATATAAACCCCCACCGCCCCCACCACCCTACTAA